The following proteins come from a genomic window of Misgurnus anguillicaudatus chromosome 10, ASM2758022v2, whole genome shotgun sequence:
- the decr1 gene encoding 2,4-dienoyl-CoA reductase [(3E)-enoyl-CoA-producing], mitochondrial, giving the protein MVFLKGLVLLNKLLTPTKSVTTARLFGNGTNTLYQSSSSSQAGFFPASEGVMLPPGAFKNKVAFITGGGTGLGRGIASNLSALGAQCVIASRKLDVLKKTADEISQQTGNKVHAIQCDVRDPASVTSAVNQLISDVGLPDVVINNAAGNFICPSENLSPNAWRTITDIVLNGTAYVTLEVGKHLIKAEKGAAFLAITTIYAESGSGFVVPSAAAKSGVETLCKSLAAEWGRYGMRFNVIQPGPIKTKGAFSRLDPTGMFEKSMINRIPAGRLGTPGEIANLAAYLCSDYASWVSGAIIRMDGGEYVNMAGEFNDLKKVTKEQWAMMEAMIRSTKGS; this is encoded by the exons ATGGTGTTTTTAAAAGGacttgttttgttaaataaattgtTGACCCCGACTAAGTCTGTCACAACGG CACGGTTATTTGGAAATGGGACAAACACTTTATATCAAAGCAGTTCCTCCTCTCAAGCTGGATTCTTCCCAGCTTCAGAAGGTGTTATGCTTCCCCCAGGAGCTttcaaaaacaaagtggccTTTATTACTGGTGGAGGCACAGGACTCGGGCGAGGCATTGCCTCCAATCTCTCTGCACTGGGAGCACAGTGTGTGATAGCCAGCAG AAAACTTGATGTTTTGAAGAAAACTGCTGATGAAATCTCACAACAGACGGGAAACAAG GTTCATGCTATCCAGTGTGACGTGAGAGATCCTGCTTCAGTGACGTCTGCTGTTAACCAGCTCATCAGTGATGTCGGTCTACCTGAT GTGGTAATAAACAATGCTGCTGGAAACTTTATATGCCCTTCAGAAAACCTCTCACCAAATGCTTGGAGAACCATCACAGACATCGTCCTTAACGGCACAGCTTATGTCACACTGGAGGTTGGGAAGCATCTCATCAAAGCTGAGAAag gtgctGCGTTTTTGGCCATCACCACAATCTATGCCGAGAGCGGCTCTGGGTTCGTCGTTCCAAGCGCTGCTGCTAAATCTGGAGTGGAAACCCTGTGCAA GTCTCTGgcggcagaatggggcagatatGGTATGCGATTTAACGTTATTCAACCCGGACCGATCAAAACCAAG GGTGCGTTTAGCAGACTGGACCCCACAGGCATGTTCGAGAAGTCTATGATCAATAGAATACCCGCCGGTCGTCTGGGCACTCCGGGAGAGATTGCCAACCTGGCTGCCTACCTCTGCAGTGATTACGCCAGCTGGGTGTCAGGCGCG ATCATCAGAATGGATGGCGGTGAATACGTCAATATGGCTGGCGAGTTCAATGATCTGAAGAAG GTCACAAAAGAGCAGTGGGCTATGATGGAGGCAATGATCAGGAGTACAAAAGGATCATAA
- the calb1 gene encoding calbindin produces MANAYLQGVEISASQFLDIFHHYDNDGNGYIEGKELQNFIKELQQARKQAGLELTDKMKAFVEKYEQNADGKIGIVELVQILPTEENFLLFFRQQLKSCAEFMEAWRNYDADHSGYIEADELKNFLKDLLQKAKKPYDEKKLEEYTQTTLKIFDSNKDGKLCLSEMARLLPDPENFLLKFQGVKMARKEFNKIFEFYDQDRNGYMDENELDALLKDLCEKNSKVLEVNKIPIYKSAIMALSDGGKLYRTELALVLCAEEM; encoded by the exons ATGGCAAACGCTTACCTTCAAGGAGTAGAAATCTCCGCTTCACAGTTCCTGGATATTTTCCATCATTATGACAACGATG GTAATGGATATATCGAGGGTAAGGAGTTGCAGAATTTTATCAAAGAACTTCAACAAGCACGAAAACAAGCCGGATTG GAACTAACAGACAAAATGAAGGCCTTTGTGGAGAAATATGAACAAAATGCTGATGGGAAAATAGGTATCGTTGAG TTGGTACAAATACTACCCACAGAAGAAAACTTCTTGCTATTTTTCAGACAACAGCTAAAGTCTTGTGCAGAATTTATGGAG gcCTGGAGAAATTATGATGCTGATCACAGTGGATACATTGAAGCGGATGAACTTAAG AACTTTTTGAAAGATCTGCTTCAGAAGGCCAAAAAACCATATGATGAGAAGAAATTAGAGGAATATACACAGACTACG CTTAAGATTTTCGATTCAAATAAAGATGGGAAATTATGTCTGTCAGAAATGGCAAG gCTGCTACCAGACCCAGAGAATTTTCTACTAAAATTTCAG GGTGTAAAAATGGCCAGAAAAGAGTTCAACAAGATTTTTGAGTTTTATGACCAG GACAGAAACGGTTACATGGATGAAAATGAGCTTGATGCCCTTCTCAAAGATCTTTGCGAGAAAAACAGCAAG GTGCTAGAAGTCAACAAAATCCCGATATATAAAAGCGCCATCATGGCTCTGTCCGATGGAGGAAAGCTGTACAGAACAGAATTAGCGCTGGTGTTGTGTGCAGAGGAGATGTGA